The Pontibacter sp. SGAir0037 DNA segment TAGGGCCATCGAAAACGAAGGTATGAAACTCACCGTTCTCTCCACAGGGATCTACTCCAGCCGGTAAATCCTGCAGAAACTTTTCGTCCAGCATTCTGCCTGCAAAAGATCCGTCGAGTAAACGTTCGTTTACGCAAACTACTACTGCTTTAAAGCCTGTTGAAATAAAATCGTGAACTAATGTAGCAGTAGGAATTCCCCAGAGCGGGAAGTGAGCCTTTATTCCCACCTTTGCCAGCTGATTCTCCCGGTACTGCCGCAGGTCTTCCAGGTTAATATCGCCAAAAATAGCATGGGTAATACCTCGCTTCTGAAATGGTAGCCAGGCTTCCTGCATCAACTGATTGTAACCTTCCATTCCTACTCCTTCCGGCAGACTGACTTTAGTTAATGGTATGTCGATACTGGCTGCTTGCCGAACTAGTAGCTCCTGCCGCACACCATGCATGGTAACCCGATTGGTAGAGCCACTAAAGGTAGTAAGTA contains these protein-coding regions:
- a CDS encoding diphthine--ammonia ligase, with the protein product MRSIFNWSGGKDSALCLHHVLQDKSCQVEALLTTFSGSTNRVTMHGVRQELLVRQAASIDIPLTKVSLPEGVGMEGYNQLMQEAWLPFQKRGITHAIFGDINLEDLRQYRENQLAKVGIKAHFPLWGIPTATLVHDFISTGFKAVVVCVNERLLDGSFAGRMLDEKFLQDLPAGVDPCGENGEFHTFVFDGPIFKEPVAFQLGERVRKTYGPPANADDSCYDKDKAPDYDTGFWFCDLLPA